The Streptomyces racemochromogenes DNA segment CGGGCATCGATTTCCAAGGCCGCCACCTGCACGTAGAGTTGGGGACCCGCCACAGAAAGGGAGACCGGTGCAGCGTTACGACCGGCTGAGGGAGATCCTCCGGCTCGACCCCGACAAGGACTTCCTCGCCATCTACCGGCTCACCGCCACCTACGAGTTCCCCTGGGACTTCACCCGCGCCCTGGAGCTCGCGCTCTTCCGGACCTACGCCGTCCCCTCCATCGGGGCCCTCCTCGCCGAGACCGCGGAGTTCACCGAGCGCGCCCAGAAGCGGTACGACGACACCTCCCTGCTCCTCGACGCGGTCGTCGAGCACGGCTTCGAGAGCGACACCGCGCGCACCGCGATCCGCCGCGTCAACCAGATGCACCGCAGCTACGACATCTCCAACGACGACATGCGCTACGTCCTGTGCACCTTCGTGGTGATCCCGGCGCGCTGGCTCGACGTCTACGGCTGGCGCCCGCTGACCCACCACGAGCGCCGGGCCTGCGCCCACTACTACGCGGCCCTCGGCCGGCACATGGGCATCACGGACATCCCGGGCTCCTACGAGGAGTTCGAGGCCACCCTGGACGCCTACGAGGAGGCCCACTTCGGCTGGGACGCGGGTGGCCGCGCGGTCGCCGACTCCACCCTCGACCTGATGGCCTCCTGGTACCCGGCGCCGCTCGCCCCCGCCGTGCGCCGCGCGAGCCTCGCCCTGCTCGACGAGCCGCTGCTGACCGCCTTCCGGTACGAGACCCCCCGCCCCGGCCTCCAGCGGCTGGTCCGGGGCGCGCTGCGGCTGCGCGGGCGGGCGGTGCGGCTGCTGCCCCCGCGCACCGCCCCGCACTACGCGCGCCAGAACCCGGAGATCAAGGGATACCGCGACGGCTACGACGTCGGCGAGCTCGGCACGTTCCCCGTGCCCGGCGCCGGCGGCTGTCCCGTGCCGCACCCGCGCCGCCCGGCCGGAGCCGACGCCCAGCCCCCGGCCTAGCCCAGGGCAGGCCTAGCCCAGGGCAGGCCCGGGCCCGGCTCCGGGTGCGGCCCGTGCGCGCGCCCCGTTCAGGCCGCGCGTACGGCCAGGACCAGGAAGCGGGCGTCCTCGTCGGCGTACGAGGTCATCCGCCAGCCGGAACCGGACAGCAGCGGGCCGAGGTTGTGCTCGGCCCGCAGGTCGTCCGGGGTCAGCTCGCGGCCGTGGCGCGCGGCGAGCGCGGCTCGCCCGATGGGGTGAAAGAGCGCGAGCCGGCCCCCGGGCCGGACCACGCGGGCGAGCTCGCGCAGGTTCTCGGCGGGATCGGGCAGGTGGGCGATCAGCCCGGCGGCGAAGACCGCGTCCAGCGCCCCGTCCCGCAGCGGCAGCCGGGCCACGTCCGCCCGCAGCAGGGTCCCCTCGCGGTCGCGGCCGGCCCGTCGCGCCTCGGCCAGCATCTGCGCGGTCAGGTCCACTCCGAGCACCGTTCCGGACGGACCCACGGCCGCGCGGAGCGGGACCAGCGCCCGGCCCGTCCCGCAGCCCGCGTCGAGCACCCGCTCCCCGGGCCCCACGCCGAACTCCGCCACCGCGGTCGCGAAGGCGGGCCCGTCCTGCGGGAACTTCCCGTCCCAGGCGGCCGCGCGGGCCCCGAAGAACTCCTGCACACGCGTGTGGTCTTCGTTCGTACGACTCATACGGCTCATGCGCACATGATCCCGCACCCTCACGACCTCTGCGGACCGTGCACAAGGTGACACGTGGGGTGATCGGAGATGAACGTCTCTCTGTCATATTCCAGCAGTTGCAGCGTCTTTCGAAATGCGCCCCTTGTTCGCGCCCTCACCCGGACTAGCGTCCCGTGGCCATGGGACACCTGGACCACGCCGCCTATGGCTGGCTGACACCCGCACTGTCGTACGTGATGGCGTCGATCGGCGCCGCCCTCGGCCTGCGCTGCACCGTCCGCGCGCTCGCCGCTACCGGCGCCTCCCGCCGCAACTGGCTCCTCACCGCCGCCTCCGCCATCGGCACCGGCATCTGGACGATGCACTTCATCGCCATGCTCGGCTTCCACGTCACCGGCACCGAGATCCACTACAACGTGCCGCTGACCCTGCTGAGCCTGCTCGTCGCCATGGTCGTCGTCGGCGCCGGGGTCTTCGCCGTCGGCTACGGCAGGGACCGCGGCCGCTCCCTCGTCCTCGGCGGCCTGACCACCGGACTCGGGGTCGCGAGCATGCACTACCTCGGCATGGCCGCCCTGCGCCTGCACGGGCGGATCGCGTACGACCCGCTCACCGTCGGCCTCTCGGTCGCCATCGCCGTCGTCGCCGCCACCGCCGCCCTGTGGGCCGCCCTCAACATCAAGTCGCCGGTCGCCGTCGCCGTGGCCTCCCTCGTCATGGGCGCCGCCGTGAGCAGCATGCACTACACCGGGATGATCGCCGTCTCCGTCCGCGTCACCCCCTCGGACGCGGCCCTGCCCGGAGCCACCGCCCTGCAGTTCATCTTCCCGCTCGCGGTCGGGCTCGGCTCCTACCTCTTCATCACCGCCGCCTTCGTGGCGCTCTCCCCGACGGCGGACGAGCGGGCGGCGTCGGCCGCCGCGCCCGGCGTTCCCGCGGCGGCTTCCGGTGGGGCGGCTTCCGGTGGGGCGGCTCCCGGCTCGGCGGCACCCGGCGCGGCGGCTCGGCGGCTCGGCGAAGGCGCCCTCCCCTCCCGCTGACCCCCGACCGTCCCCTGAGGATCCGTACCGCCCCGGAACGAGGAGCCCATGCGCAGACCCCGCAGCAGACCGGAAGCCGCGCCGCCGCGGCTGCCCGACCCCCCCTCGCGCGGCCGCCGCGCGCACGCCGGTCCCCCCGCCGCGGAACCGCCGGAGCACGCGCCCCGCCCCGCCCCCTCCGTGGGCCCCGGCCGGGGCCGGGCCGGCGGGCCGTGGGAGCGGCTGCGGCCCGCCACCGTCCGGGCGAAGATCGTCTCCCTGCTGATGGTCCCGGTCGTCTCCCTGCTCGCCCTCTGGGGCTTCGCCACCGTCAGTACCGCCCAGGACATGGCGCGGCTCAGCCGGATCCGCCAGGTCGACGCCGAGATACGCACCCCCGTCGCCGCCGCCCTCACCGAGATCCAGGCCGAGCGCCGGGCCGCCGTCCGCTTCCTGGCCGACCCCGCCTCCGGCGAGGCCTCCGCCCTCGACCAGCAGGCCCGCCGCACCGACGAAGCCGTACGCCGGCTGCGCCTCGGCGACCGGCACACCGTCGCCGACTCCGGCGACTACCGCACCGACACCGTCGCCCGCCTCGGGGCCTTCGTCGCCGCCGCGGAGGCCCTCGGCCCCGCCCGCAAGGACGTCGCCGCCCGCCGCGCCACCCCCGAGGGCGCCTACGAGACGTACACCCGCGTCGCCGACTCCGCCCTCGCCGCCGAGGGCGCCCTCTCCGGCGGCTCCGACGCCGAACTCGGCGCCGACGCCCGGGTACTGCTGGAGTTCGCCCGGGCGGGCGAGCTGCTGTCGCGGGAGGACGCGCTGCTGGCCCTGCCCGGCCCCCGCACCGCCGACGCGCAGCGCCGCCTGGCCGGCGCCGTGGAGGCCCGCCGCACCCTCACCGCCGCCACCGCGCGGGACCTGCCGGCGCCCCAGCGTTCCGTCTGGGAGGCCGTGTCGAAGGGCACCCCCTACGCCGAGCTCACCGCCGCCGAGGACCGGGCCCTGGCAGCGGCCCCCGCACCGGCCCCGAACCCCGTCCCCGCCGCCGCGACCTCGGCCCCCGCGGCGTCTGCGGCCGCCTCGGCGGCGCGCGAGGTGCGCGGCGTGCCCGCCGGCTGGGACTCCGCCTACACGGCCGTGAGCGGCTCGATGCGCGAGGTGCGCCAGGCCGCGCACGCCCGGTCCGCCGGACTC contains these protein-coding regions:
- a CDS encoding oxygenase MpaB family protein, with the protein product MQRYDRLREILRLDPDKDFLAIYRLTATYEFPWDFTRALELALFRTYAVPSIGALLAETAEFTERAQKRYDDTSLLLDAVVEHGFESDTARTAIRRVNQMHRSYDISNDDMRYVLCTFVVIPARWLDVYGWRPLTHHERRACAHYYAALGRHMGITDIPGSYEEFEATLDAYEEAHFGWDAGGRAVADSTLDLMASWYPAPLAPAVRRASLALLDEPLLTAFRYETPRPGLQRLVRGALRLRGRAVRLLPPRTAPHYARQNPEIKGYRDGYDVGELGTFPVPGAGGCPVPHPRRPAGADAQPPA
- a CDS encoding class I SAM-dependent methyltransferase, giving the protein MSRMSRTNEDHTRVQEFFGARAAAWDGKFPQDGPAFATAVAEFGVGPGERVLDAGCGTGRALVPLRAAVGPSGTVLGVDLTAQMLAEARRAGRDREGTLLRADVARLPLRDGALDAVFAAGLIAHLPDPAENLRELARVVRPGGRLALFHPIGRAALAARHGRELTPDDLRAEHNLGPLLSGSGWRMTSYADEDARFLVLAVRAA
- a CDS encoding MHYT domain-containing protein, whose translation is MGHLDHAAYGWLTPALSYVMASIGAALGLRCTVRALAATGASRRNWLLTAASAIGTGIWTMHFIAMLGFHVTGTEIHYNVPLTLLSLLVAMVVVGAGVFAVGYGRDRGRSLVLGGLTTGLGVASMHYLGMAALRLHGRIAYDPLTVGLSVAIAVVAATAALWAALNIKSPVAVAVASLVMGAAVSSMHYTGMIAVSVRVTPSDAALPGATALQFIFPLAVGLGSYLFITAAFVALSPTADERAASAAAPGVPAAASGGAASGGAAPGSAAPGAAARRLGEGALPSR